The Drosophila bipectinata strain 14024-0381.07 chromosome 2L, DbipHiC1v2, whole genome shotgun sequence genome has a segment encoding these proteins:
- the LOC138925888 gene encoding LOW QUALITY PROTEIN: uncharacterized protein (The sequence of the model RefSeq protein was modified relative to this genomic sequence to represent the inferred CDS: substituted 1 base at 1 genomic stop codon) has translation MLEQNIIKSSYSPWSAPVWVVPKKGDITGEKKWRLVIDFRKLNEKTIADRYPIPNIADILDSLGKTMYFTTIDLASGFHQIQMNPREANKTAFTVENGHYEFTRMPFGLKNAPATFQRVMDNVLGDLVGNVCLVYLDDIIVFSPSLQKDIADIXSVFIKLQNANLKIQPSKCHFLRKEISFLGHIVTQEGVKPNPLKIQAIKDIPCPKTAREIKSFLGLLGYYRKFIKDFARITKPMTRQLKGGKSIIIDEEFKQAFETSKDLLCNDPILIYPDFNKPFTLTTDASNYAIGSVLSQGPETNDKPISFASRTLSDTEVRYSTIEKEMLAIIWSVGHFRPYLFGRRFKIVTDHKPLIWLDNLKGQNTKLLRWKTILAPYDYKIEYKKGSQNVVADALSRIEPNLNINEDPQIIPIASQPLNHFNSQKVFRTGPTTARQIETPFAQKIRHIITEPVHTFDSVTNALQTILKPNKTFAIFAPDDIFKIIEESYNNYFFENDLYKLSRCKIQLTEITDPHDQENKIREYHFNTNHRGIDETCNHLKRDIYFPHLKDIITKIIKNCDTCLTLKYDRHPHRPLLQTLTAPEGPLAGTQQSVASRSSVLSQQHSLAPGLTASNETQLLSAVATYQNPSTTILATALIRIVNNQTGQSVLARALIDHGSEGTLITESLVQTLGLSRTPISAEITGIGDSSHNRCRHRHLPKSDVDPRSFQHLKGLQLADPNFARSGRIDVLVGVDLIPQLMLPEIRRGTHEEPIAQNTLLGWIVFGPVRKSMTHSITVRCNTTTLDHLVQRFFELDSVPSERQLTTEERWCEEHFRQTHVRQPNGKYMVRLPLKTLFDPPQVLGRSKHIALNRFYTLERKLQQRDKLHQQYLQEIEEYFDLQQIQEVTTSEDSHSHINTNGKLGVFCSTIPHHAVLKEDSLTTKLRVVYDASCKSSNGKSLNDILCTGPALQNDLGGVILNWRCYRYVFVADIQRMYRCIEMHPEDSQFQRIWWRDKTGELKEFRLTTVTFGTASAPYTAIRVIHQIAQDERENYPLAEKVLKREIYVDDVQSGHETTDGAIRVRNEVIAALRSAGMHLRKWAANHPALLSDIPKVDLCNHSIFEMDNKDSIKTLGLYWEPNPDVYGFKILFSINPTLSKRALLSTVARLFDPLGFLAPLIVMSKILLKDVWSFRMQQTDGTYRALDWADMLPESLAARWQRYLEHLPEVQHIRIPRWFGCDFSNVISLQLHMFSDGSSLAYAACAYLRVLDTSEIKNTHIVAARTRVTPTKPLTIPRVELSGAVLATKLTTWIQQQLHVPQMRVTVYYWSDAMIVLHWIYGDPCRWKTFVANRIGSIQKLAQDKLWWSGPDWLQEPEDHWPKVILTSPDPSTTCEEQAAKVIHAHTCASTDSFVESFSSFSLLVFSTAFINRFIHNTRCKREARLSGPISVKEFSKAMYTLVRVVQQEPFSHELSKLRANKSLSKSNKLSQLSPFIDAQGILRVRGRLLNALQLTTQQRTPIILPKSHHFTDLVIKNAHLNTMHGGVQLTRAIIHQQFWIINGKQAMKLDDPQIDQLMVHAGTKVIYTERAA, from the exons ATGCTCGAACAGAACATCATAAAAAGCAGCTATTCCCCATGGAGTGCACCCGTCTGGGTCGTACCTAAGAAAGGGGACATCACAGGCGAAAAAAAGTGGCGCTTGGTAATCgattttcgaaaattaaatgaaaaaacgATCGCTGATAGATACCCTATTCCGAACATTGCAGATATACTAGACAGCTTAGGAAAGACTATGTATTTCACAACAATAGACTTAGCAAGTGGTTTTCACCAAATACAAATGAACCCACGCGAGGCCAACAAGACGGCATTCACCGTCGAAAATGGGCATTATGAGTTCACAAGGATGCCCTTCGGTCTCAAGAACGCCCCTGCCACGTTCCAACGCGTTATGGACAACGTTTTAGGTGACCTAGTTGGTAACGTCTGTCTCGTATATCTCGACGATATAATAGTATTCTCACCCTCACTCCAAAAAGATATAGCAGATATTTAATCTGTATTCATAAAGCTCCAAAACGCGAATCTAaaaatccagccgagcaagtGTCACTTTTTAAGGAAGGAAATCAGCTTCCTGGGACACATCGTCACCCAGGAAGGAGTCAAGCCAAACCCACTTAAGATACAAGCCATCAAGGACATCCCCTGCCCAAAGACAGCTAGGGAAATTAAGTCATTTTTGGGACTATTAGGGTATTACAGGAAATTCATTAAGGACTTCGCAAGAATAACTAAACCCATGACGAGACAATTAAAAGGAGGGAAATCTATAATAATAGATGAGGAATTTAAACAGGCATTCGAAACGTCGAAAGATCTCCTTTGTAATGATCCCATACTCATATACCCTGATTTTAATAAGCCGTTCACGTTGACCACAGATGCAAGTAACTATGCGATAGGCTCTGTGTTGTCACAAGGCCCGGAAACTAATGACAAACCCATATCCTTCGCTAGCAGGACACTATCGGATACGGAAGTCCGCTATTCTACGATAGAGAAAGAAATGCTAGCTATCATTTGGTCTGTAGGTCATTTCAGACCATACCTCTTCGGGCGTAGATTCAAAATAGTCACAGACCATAAGCCATTAATCTGGTTAGACAATCTGAAAGGCCAGAATACAAAACTACTTCGATGGAAAACTATCCTGGCCCCTTACGACTACAAAATCGAATACAAAAAAGGGTCGCAAAACGTAGTCGCCGATGCGCTTAGCAGAATTGAGCCAAACTTGAACATAAATGAAGACCCACAAATTATACCAATCGCTTCACAACCACTAAATCACTTTAATAGTCAAAAAGTATTCCGTACTGGACCGACAACTGCAAGACAAATAGAAACACcgtttgcccaaaaaataagaCACATAATCACAGAACCCGTGCATACTTTCGATTCCGTTACAAACGCCCTCCAAACAATCCTGAAACCGAATAAAACATTCGCAATATTTGCACCAGAcgatattttcaaaataatagaaGAATCCTATAATAACTATTTCTTCGAAAACGACTTATACAAACTTTCCCGCTGCAAAATACAGCTAACCGAAATTACTGATCCCCATGACCAGGAAAACAAAATCCGAGAGTACCACTTTAACACCAATCATAGGGGGATAGATGAAACATGTAACCATTTAAAAAGGGACATTTATTTTCCGCATTTAAAAGACATCatcacaaaaattataaaaaattgcgATACCTGCCTAACCCTCAAGTACGACAGACACCCCCATAGACCACTGTTGCAAACTCTAACCGCCCCAGAGGGACCATTGGCG GGCACCCAACAGAGCGTAGCATCCCGCTCATCTGTTTTGTCTCAACAGCACAGCCTAGCCCCCGGCTTAACTGCTTCGAACGAGACGCAACTCCTCAGCGCAGTTGCCACCTATCAAAATCCATCCACCACGATTCTCGCCACGGCCCTAATCCGAATTGTCAACAACCAAACGGGACAATCTGTTTTAGCCAGAGCGTTGATTGACCATGGCTCGGAAGGAACACTTATCACCGAAAGCTTAGTACAGACGCTGGGTCTCTCACGCACCCCTATATCTGCGGAAATAACAGGGATCGGCGACTCCTCTCACAATCGTTGTCGACATA GGCACCTTCCAAAATCGGATGTCGACCCTCGCTCATTCCAACACCTTAAAGGATTGCAACTCGCCGATCCCAATTTTGCCCGCTCCGGTCGTATTGACGTGCTTGTGGGCGTTGATCTTATTCCACAATTGATGCTCCCAGAAATTCGACGAGGAACTCATGAGGAACCAATCGCACAAAACACTCTTCTTGGTTGGATTGTTTTTGGACCAGTGAGGAAATCCATGACACACTCCATCACTGTCCGTTGTAACACCACGACGCTTGATCATCTGGTGCAAAGGTTCTTCGAACTAGATAGCGTGCCGTCTGAACGCCAACTCACCACAGAGGAACGATGGTGTGAAGAACACTTTCGTCAAACCCATGTTCGACAGCCCAACGGGAAGTACATGGTTCGCTTACCACTGAAAACCTTGTTCGACCCGCCACAAGTTCTAGGCCGATCAAAACATATAGCCTTAAATCGTTTCTACACACTAGAGCGAAAATTGCAGCAGCGCGATAAGCTTCATCAACAATATCTCCAAGAAATCGAGGAATATTTTGACTTACAGCAAATACAAGAAGTCACTACAAGCGAAGACAGTCACTCTCATATCAACACAAATGGGAAGCTCGGCGTCTTCTGCAGCACGATTCCACACCATGCAGTCCTGAAGGAGGACAGCCTGACGACTAAACTCAGGGTAGTCTACGACGCCTCTTGTAAGAGCTCCAACGGGAAATCACTGAATGACATTTTATGTACTGGCCCAGCTCTACAGAACGATTTGGGAGGAGTGATACTAAATTGGCGTTGTTATCGCTATGTTTTCGTGGCGGACATCCAAAGGATGTACCGATGTATCGAAATGCATCCAGAGGACTCTCAATTCCAGCGCATTTGGTGGCGTGACAAAACCGGAGAGTTAAAAGAGTTCCGTCTCACCACAGTTACCTTCGGAACAGCATCAGCGCCATACACAGCGATTCGGGTGATTCACCAAATAGCTCAGGACGAACGAGAAAATTATCCGCTAGCAGAAAAGGTACTGAAAAGGGAGATTTATGTTGATGACGTACAAAGCGGCCATGAGACCACGGACGGTGCCATTCGAGTGCGAAACGAGGTCATAGCAGCCCTCCGCTCGGCTGGTATGCATCTTCGAAAATGGGCAGCGAACCACCCGGCGTTGCTTAGCGATATTCCTAAAGTAGACCTCTGCAACCACTCAATCTTCGAAATGGACAATAAAGACAGCATTAAAACGCTTGGACTGTACTGGGAGCCAAACCCGGACGTCTACGGATTCAAAATCCTTTTCTCGATCAATCCCACACTTTCGAAAAGGGCTCTTTTATCAACAGTGGCGCGGCTCTTCGATCCATTAGGATTTTTAGCACCCTTGATAGTCATGTCAAAAATTCTCCTCAAGGACGTATGGAGCTTCCGTATGCAGCAAACTGATGGCACTTACCGTGCACTCGATTGGGCCGACATGCTACCAGAGTCTTTGGCAGCGCGTTGGCAGCGATATCTCGAACATCTTCCAGAAGTTCAACACATTCGCATACCACGCTGGTTCGGTTGCGATTTCAGCAATGTGATATCTCTTCAATTGCACATGTTCTCCGATGGGTCGTCCCTCGCGTATGCAGCGTGTGCCTACCTTCGAGTACTCGACACttctgaaattaaaaatacacacaTAGTCGCAGCTCGCACTAGGGTTACACCAACAAAGCCTCTCACCATACCGCGAGTGGAGCTTTCCGGAGCAGTTCTAGCTACCAAACTCACCACATGGATCCAGCAGCAACTTCACGTGCCTCAGATGCGGGTCACAGTGTACTACTGGTCAGACGCCATGATCGTGCTTCACTGGATATATGGAGATCCATGCAGGTGGAAGACTTTTGTAGCCAATCGAATTGGCAGCATCCAAAAG CTCGCGCAGGATAAGCTCTGGTGGAGCGGCCCAGACTGGTTGCAGGAACCCGAAGATCATTGGCCCAAGGTAATTCTTACTTCTCCAGATCCGAGCACAACCTGCGAGGAACAAGCAGCAAAGGTTATCCACGCTCACACCTGTGCATCCACTGATTCCTTTGTTGAGTCATTTTCGTCATTCAGTCTACTTGTATTTTCCACAGCATTCATTAATCGCTTTATCCATAATACTCGCTGCAAAAGGGAGGCTCGGCTTTCCGGACCAATTAGCGTAAAGGAGTTTTCCAAGGCAATGTATACTCTGGTTCGCGTTGTCCAACAGGAACCATTCTCTCACGAACTGTCCAAGTTGCGAGCAAACAAATCGCTCTCAAAATCTAACAAGCTTAGCCAACTGTCGCCATTCATAGATGCCCAAGGGATCCTCAGAGTGCGGGGCAGACTTCTAAACGCTTTGCAGCTCACCACTCAACAACGCACGCCCATCATCCTACCGAAGTCACATCATTTTACGGACCTCGTCATAAAAAACGCCCATCTGAACACCATGCATGGGGGAGTGCAACTGACCCGTGCGATCATCCATCAGCAGTTTTGGATCATTAATGGCAAACAAGCG